The genomic window TATGAGCTTGGGTGCATGTCTCACTGGACCGGACctggtgtgattaaagtgaagattttTTGGGTGTGCAGTCTCCTCTACACAGtcctaaaggaaacctgtcatcactttcatgctgcctgaaccacaaaccATCAGATGGTGTACCTACTTTGATAGATTCCTTATACCCTGTTTGGGCATAAGGAGTAATCTATCGATCAAGGATGGCAGAAACCGCTTGGATGAGCTGTGGTTCGGGCAGTATGAAagtcatgacaggttcccttaaagaaGTGATCCTTTGAATAAGGTTTATTTTACTTCTTTGACTCCTGGTTATTGGACTACAGTCGAGGTTATGAAATTCTAGTTGTTTCATTTGTTAAGAAAAATGTTTGGGGTTGAAAATCCAGCCTTCATCCTATTTTCTACTTTGTTTACTTCTAGGGGAGCATTTTTCCTCCTCTCTCGGAATATGCTCCACCAACGAACACAAGCTCAGACCATCTCATTGCCTCCAATCCTTTTGATGATGACTATAGTATATCCCCTCTTTCTGGGTACACTTACTTTGGAAAACCAGGATATGCCAATGTGGAAGCCTTCAACGCTTTTAAAATGCCACCTAATACATCACCAAAAAGGTCTTCTCGTAATGGTGGCTTACAAAACTATAGAGATCAGCCACTGTCTTTTCCAAAAGACATGAAAAGTATGTCCCTGGGGAGAACCTTCTCATTGAGCAATATCCAAGAAAAATCACCGTTTGAAAGTGAGTGTTTTTTTAACAGTGGACTTGGACAAACTATTACAATGCCTGGGCAGCACTTTAGGCCTAACCATAATCAAGATGTCTTTCACATGACAAATCACAACTCTGGCCAACGAAACAACTTCCAGCCTTCCTCTTATAGGGCTCAGGGTGGCAAAGTGCACTTAAATCAGCAACCTGAGGGATGCCACCCATATGAACTGGCACAACCTCACTTTATGCATCCAAAAATATCTAACCATAAGCAAGAATCTGATTCTGCAGCCAATAAAAATTCTAACCTGAACCCAAGTGTAAATGAAGGTAAATCTAGTCCGGCTGACTTTACCCAGCTTACTAATGATCTCCAGGGTTCTAACAAACGCATGGTTCATTCAGAAAATTTACAATCCGAAACCATAGACCTAACAAATTGTGGTCCTGGTAATGGAGCCCCCAGCAAGACTTCACTTTCTAAACTTTCAAAAAGTGATGTGACGCCTAGTGAAAAGTGCAATAGGTGGCTTCTCCAGTCAAGCTTTTGTGGCCCCACTGACACAATGAACCCATGTGGCATATGTTCTGTTGAAGTTAATAATGTTAGGGATGCCATCATGTGCGAAGTGTCTTGTCAGAAGTGGTTTCATCGAGCATGCACTGGGATGACAGAGATTGCCTATGCACTACTTACAGCAGAAACCTCTGCCATTTGGGGTTGTGATACCTGTATGGCAAAGAAAGATGTTCAGTTGGTGCGTACACGTAAATAGAGCACCCTCCATGATTTTTATGTAGAAGAACAGCGTTGGTAAAGTGGATTTAGTTCTGAAGTAAGCCATATGCTTTCACAATGGAGGCCGGAGATCCTCCTTTACCAGCACTGTGTTCTATTTTATCTTTTGCTGTTGAAACAATCATTCAGCAACAATAATGGTTAAAGAGACATCCAAGGACTGAgcacttttatttaaaggggttatccatgataAGCTAAACATACTATTGTCTTccaaacagtgccacacctgttctcatggttgtgtgtggtaatacaaCTTGGCTCAATTCTCTTCAGTAGAATTGAGCTGGAATACCACACACAGAGGTCAAGAGTGGTGCCATTTTTGGTagaaaacagctatgtttttctgttcattgataacctctttaaattatCTTTTTCACCCAAAAACATCAAATCTTGAATCTTACTGATAGAAATATGAAAACTTTTTTGCAGGACTTTTCTTTGTCTAATCTGTCAGATGATTTGAACAATATATGCTGCTCTGAGATCTTTTGCACTATTTAGAGTACCAATATTTTTTAATACAGATCAATTTTTTTAGGGGCAGCACAAAGTGTAAACCTAAGTGAGAAAAGGAGAATTGCACTAGATGACTTGTACTGATGACTGACTTGTTCTGTGTGGGGGGTTATtaggcacaatgggggagatttatcaaagggtgtaaaatttagagtggtgcaaactggccacagcaaccaatcacagctcagcttccagctctggtaaaaagagaggagctgtgattggttgctgtggccagt from Dendropsophus ebraccatus isolate aDenEbr1 chromosome 1, aDenEbr1.pat, whole genome shotgun sequence includes these protein-coding regions:
- the PYGO1 gene encoding pygopus homolog 1 — encoded protein: MDKALWDKAGDVGGLEGLIRPGSQLGCPEKKKRKSTVQGSIFPPLSEYAPPTNTSSDHLIASNPFDDDYSISPLSGYTYFGKPGYANVEAFNAFKMPPNTSPKRSSRNGGLQNYRDQPLSFPKDMKSMSLGRTFSLSNIQEKSPFESECFFNSGLGQTITMPGQHFRPNHNQDVFHMTNHNSGQRNNFQPSSYRAQGGKVHLNQQPEGCHPYELAQPHFMHPKISNHKQESDSAANKNSNLNPSVNEGKSSPADFTQLTNDLQGSNKRMVHSENLQSETIDLTNCGPGNGAPSKTSLSKLSKSDVTPSEKCNRWLLQSSFCGPTDTMNPCGICSVEVNNVRDAIMCEVSCQKWFHRACTGMTEIAYALLTAETSAIWGCDTCMAKKDVQLVRTRK